Sequence from the Microscilla marina ATCC 23134 genome:
TTGTATAATTTGTTCTTGTATTAATCGTAAATTAATTAGGTGTTAAAACTTTAATGAGTCATGAAACATCGCATAAAAATAACCCCAATGCTTAAAAACGGCTAATAATTGTACCTTTAGTAAAACACTTAGACTTTTAAGAAGGCCAAAGTCAGTACTTTCAAGTGAGTTTACTCAAAACTCACGTTTTGCTAATTGTTTAGAAATCCATTGAATAAGAAAAATTTGTATATTTACCACATACTACTTAAAGGCTTGGTTAAATTCTGTTGCCAGTGGTAAAGTCATTTTTTTAGCCTGAATTGTAAGGTTTGACCAAATTTTAAAACATATAAGTACCAAGGCAGCATTAAACATACCTAAAGAGTAGGTGTAACTACCTTATGATGAACAAGTTGCTCTTACTTGTAGCACCGATATACATCGGTATCTAAGGACTTATAGCTAATTACTTGCTGCTACTTACTCCATATAACTTTTACTCAAAACAATGAATTCAGAAAATAAAAAACGCATTATTCAAACCAGTGACATAGCCAAAACTTACCATATGGGAAGTGAAGTAGTCAAGGCGCTTAAGTCTATCTCTATTGATATTTATCAGGGAGAGTATGTGGCTTTTATGGGACCTTCGGGTTCGGGCAAGTCTACACTGATGAATATTATAGGTTGTTTGGATACGCCCACCAGTGGCACTTATATCCTGAACGACAATGATGTAAGTGACTTGACTGAAAACGAGTTGGCAGAGATTAGAAATAAAGAAATTGGGTTTGTTTTCCAGACATTTAACTTATTACCCCGAAATACTGCCCTTGAAAACGTAGCCTTACCACTGATATATGCGGGCTATAATAAATATGATCGGGAGGAAAAAGCCTTGTCTGCCCTTACAAGCGTAGGTTTGGGCGATCGTTATCGGCATAAACCCAACGAAATGTCAGGAGGACAACGCCAACGGGTGGCAATTGCCAGGGCTTTGGTAAACGATCCCAGTATTATCCTTGCAGATGAGCCCACGGGTAACCTGGACTCTAAAACCTCTTATGAGATTATGGATTTGTTTGATGAGTTGCACCAAAAAGGAAATACCATTATCATGGTAACACACGAGGACGACATAGCCCATTATGCACATAGAATAGTACGTTTACGCGACGGGTTGGTAGAAACAGACATCATCAATACCAATGTTACTCGTCCCGAAAAACCTACTTCTATGCCTGAGTAGAAAATAAAAAAAGAAACATAAGAACGCCTGAGTTGAGATAAAATTAATAGCATTGAGTAGCATACCCAATACTCCGCAGTGATTTTAGTCAAAGTTGTTTGCTGGTTATCAGTCATTGATGAATTTAAAAACTATTTAATTGTGTGTTTAGGCATAAAACCGAAACACTTTTAAAAATAAAGTGAGTACGCAATCTTAATATAAAATACTGGTTTACAGCATTTAACAAGGTGAACATTTACTCGAATCAGCTATGGACTATTGACTAAATACTATGGACTATTGATACCTAAATAAGTAAACAAACTGATCAATTAATAGCACTATAAACATTCATGAGAGCATGCTGATGACCAGATGCTTATCAAGTATTATTAACCAATTATTACAATGACACCACTTGTTGCCGAATTACAGGATTTGGAGGTATTTGAACAATTTGTGCTGGATGAAGCCCATCACCTCGAAAAAATTGAGCAATACCTCAATCGTTTTAACTTGTTTGAAGTATTGGGGGTTGATACACAAACCCAACAGCATTCTAACTTTATTGCCTGGTTGCTTGATCCTAAAGGCTCGCATGGTATCGGGCAGTTTTTTTTGAAGCAACTTATCACTCACTTTCATTATTTGAGCAAACCTGACAAAATCAGGTATAGCTTGGGCGATTTTGAGAAAACCGAAATATTAAGGGACTATGAGGGAGTAGATATATTGGTGTTGAATGATGAAGTAAAGTTTACTATTTGCATCAAAAACTTTTTGGACATACCATTGTACAACGCTGAAGAGGTACTGCAACACAATTACAAATTGATAGAAAACCGATGGCCAGGTGATGAATATACCAATTACTACCTGTATATTACCCCCCGACATCCTTTGAGATTTATCAAACAAGAGGTTTATTTTCAACATTTGGCTTATAGTACCCTTAGGTCAATGATAAACCAGGTGCTGACGCATGCTTACCTGGACACTCAAGTAGCATTTTTTATACAGTCATACATTGATAGTGTAGATAAAAACATGATGGAGGACGACGAACACATTCGCCTGGCACAGCAAATTTATAAACGGCACCACAAGGCAATTGAGTTTATCATGCAGCATAAACCCAACCTGTCAGGAATATTTACGCAAGTAAGGCAGTATTTTCTTGCCGAACGCCATACCGAGTATAAGTTGCTTACGCCTAATGATGCACGGGTGATAAGAATATTGCCCCAGGAGGTGTACCCTATTTTTGTGCGCGAGCAATTTGCTTCATGGGAAGGCTCAGGAGCTATGTTTGCCATTGAACTATTTTTTGAAGCAGAGCGTATTTGGGTTCAATTCTGCTTTGGGGGTATTTGGGGGCATAAGAACAAACCAGAAGAAAAGCATCGCCTACAACAAATCAAAACCAGGTATTTTGATCGAATGAAGACTTTTTCTTCATTACAAAGTGCGTTGGTACGTGATGCAAAACCTACCTCTAGCTATCCATCCATTGCTAACTTTACTTTGCTTAAAGCTGAAGAACTTTCGTTAGATACCCCTGATATGTTTGATGTGTTTTTAGAACGTTTCAAGTACTTCGAGCAAGAGGTTATTCGGCATTGGAAACATGAAGTTTTGCTTCACTTGCCCTAATAAGGATTAAAGATTTTTTTTGCCAAACTTTATTTTTGTAAATATGGTGCTAAGCTTTCAAACATTTTGTACAAACCCAGGGCTTGTACAAAATGTTTTTTGAAATACAGATAGCCCGTTTTCAATGACTTGGGATGGCTCTAAGAGAATTGATATTTATAGTAGATATAGTTATATTTGTCTTGCAATTTAATAGGCTAAATGAAAATATATACCAAAACCGGAGACAAAGGAAAGACATCGTTGATTGGAGGAACCAGGGTGTCAAAATCGCACTTGAGAATAGAAGCTTATGGCACAGTAGACGAGTTAAACTCTTATATTGGGCTGTTGAGCGATCAGCCAGTGAATAAACCACATCTGGCAGTATTGAAGGAAATCCAAGACCGCCTGTTTACCATTGGGTCATCGTTGGCGTCTGATCCTGAAAAGTCTAAAATGAAAATTCCTGATTTGCTGGAAACGGACATTGCTTTGCTGGAAAGCGAAATGGATAAGATGAATGCAGTATTGCCTGAACTTAGGGCGTTTGTATTGCCAGGAGGACACTCATCTATCTCGTTTGGACACATTGCACGAACAGTATGTCGACGAGCAGAACGAATGGTCATTGCTTTGCAAGAAGTAGATTTTGTGGCTGATTTGGTGGTACAATACCTCAATCGCCTTTCTGATTACTTGTTTACTTTGTGTAGGGCAATGCACCAATACATGGAGATAGCAGAAACCCCCTGGCAGCCCCGGATGGCTAAAAAGTAACCCCGGGTAAAACCTGATAAAAAATGATCATTTTACAGGTAGACAACATTCCTTGAGTTGATATAAGTTGCGACTCTATTTTAGTAAGTGTTACAAAGTTATAACACAGATATTCACGTAAAAAAATCACATAATGACAGAGACAGTAGAAGAAAAGTTAAGCATTAGGACAGAGAAAGTAGAAAAGTCACGTTTGCCTGAAGTTGATTTTGAAAATTTACCATTTGGGCGTGTGTTTTCTGATCACATGTTTGTTGCTGATTATAAAGATAATGGATGGCACGACCTAAGAGTTGTTCCTTATGCCAATATATCTTTTAGTCCGGCAATGTCTACTTTGCATTATGCACAGTCTATTTTTGAAGGAATGAAAGCTTATAAGCGAGCCGATGGAGGGGTATACTTATTCAGGCCAGACGAAAACTTTAACCGTATGAATATTTCGGCAAACCGTATGTGCATGCCCGAAATACGCGAAGAAGTTTTTATGGACGGCTTAAAAGAGCTCATTAAACTTGATCAGGGTTGGGTCCCAGGGCAAGAAGGAAGCACGCTTTACATTCGTCCGTTTATGTTTGCAGCTGATGATTTTATTGGGGTGCGTCCATCAGATACCTACAAGTTTATGATTTTTACTTGTCCGGTAGCCAGTTATTATGCGGAGCCGGTGCGGGTGCGTATCGAAACTGACTATACCCGTGCTGCAAAAGGAGGGGTAGGCTACGCCAAAACTGCCGGAAACTATGCAGCATCTTTGTATGCTGCACGCAATGCCCAAAAAGATGGTTATCACCAAGTGATTTGGACTGATGGAGCCGAACACAAATACATTGAAGAGTCAGGAACAATGAACTTGTTCTTTAAAATAGATGGAACCCTTGTTACTGCGGCATTGGGCGATAGTGTTTTGAATGGAATTACCCGTAAAAGCATTATACAACTGGCAAAAGACTTTGGACAACCTGTAGAAGAACGTCGCATTAGTGTAGAAGAAATAGACAAAGCACTGAAAGAGGGGAGGGTAGAAGAGGCTTTTGGTGCAGGTACTGCTGCAGTAGTATCTTCTATTAAAACCGTAGGGCACCAAGGGACTGATTATGACTTACCACCAATGGTAGAAGGAACCTTTGCTTA
This genomic interval carries:
- a CDS encoding cob(I)yrinic acid a,c-diamide adenosyltransferase, which produces MKIYTKTGDKGKTSLIGGTRVSKSHLRIEAYGTVDELNSYIGLLSDQPVNKPHLAVLKEIQDRLFTIGSSLASDPEKSKMKIPDLLETDIALLESEMDKMNAVLPELRAFVLPGGHSSISFGHIARTVCRRAERMVIALQEVDFVADLVVQYLNRLSDYLFTLCRAMHQYMEIAETPWQPRMAKK
- a CDS encoding ABC transporter ATP-binding protein, translated to MNSENKKRIIQTSDIAKTYHMGSEVVKALKSISIDIYQGEYVAFMGPSGSGKSTLMNIIGCLDTPTSGTYILNDNDVSDLTENELAEIRNKEIGFVFQTFNLLPRNTALENVALPLIYAGYNKYDREEKALSALTSVGLGDRYRHKPNEMSGGQRQRVAIARALVNDPSIILADEPTGNLDSKTSYEIMDLFDELHQKGNTIIMVTHEDDIAHYAHRIVRLRDGLVETDIINTNVTRPEKPTSMPE
- a CDS encoding branched-chain amino acid aminotransferase → MTETVEEKLSIRTEKVEKSRLPEVDFENLPFGRVFSDHMFVADYKDNGWHDLRVVPYANISFSPAMSTLHYAQSIFEGMKAYKRADGGVYLFRPDENFNRMNISANRMCMPEIREEVFMDGLKELIKLDQGWVPGQEGSTLYIRPFMFAADDFIGVRPSDTYKFMIFTCPVASYYAEPVRVRIETDYTRAAKGGVGYAKTAGNYAASLYAARNAQKDGYHQVIWTDGAEHKYIEESGTMNLFFKIDGTLVTAALGDSVLNGITRKSIIQLAKDFGQPVEERRISVEEIDKALKEGRVEEAFGAGTAAVVSSIKTVGHQGTDYDLPPMVEGTFAYKVKETLHNIRMGKVEDKHQWMVKVN
- a CDS encoding PD-(D/E)XK nuclease family protein; the encoded protein is MTPLVAELQDLEVFEQFVLDEAHHLEKIEQYLNRFNLFEVLGVDTQTQQHSNFIAWLLDPKGSHGIGQFFLKQLITHFHYLSKPDKIRYSLGDFEKTEILRDYEGVDILVLNDEVKFTICIKNFLDIPLYNAEEVLQHNYKLIENRWPGDEYTNYYLYITPRHPLRFIKQEVYFQHLAYSTLRSMINQVLTHAYLDTQVAFFIQSYIDSVDKNMMEDDEHIRLAQQIYKRHHKAIEFIMQHKPNLSGIFTQVRQYFLAERHTEYKLLTPNDARVIRILPQEVYPIFVREQFASWEGSGAMFAIELFFEAERIWVQFCFGGIWGHKNKPEEKHRLQQIKTRYFDRMKTFSSLQSALVRDAKPTSSYPSIANFTLLKAEELSLDTPDMFDVFLERFKYFEQEVIRHWKHEVLLHLP